One genomic region from Deltaproteobacteria bacterium encodes:
- a CDS encoding CoA transferase, whose product MSAALDHLSVLEVGSGVAAAYAAKLLADLGAQVVKVEPPAGGDATRARGPFPGNVPHPEKSGLFLYLNANKRGITLDLTRPRGREVLERLMARADLLVHDVHPSEMAGRGLDYERLAAARPGLVMTSIAPFGLSGPHAGYRGPDVVTWSAGGVAALNGEPSRPDLPPLKAFGDQSGFQAGLNAAVGSLGALFARLATGRGEHVEVSTQECVAAILELTFEFWPYCRLTASRLGAKPIQPLCFMECRDGWIFLCCVEEHQWKSLVDIMSNPEWASMELFADRLSRGANFDALQVFLQEWCREQSVHELYEAAQLRRVPLAPVSTMGDLLASPHLQARGFFATIAHPVAGAVTVPGAPCKLSATPWTLRAPAPCLGQHTAQVLAEIGLDAAALAREGVV is encoded by the coding sequence ATGTCCGCGGCCCTCGACCACCTCAGCGTGCTCGAGGTCGGGAGCGGCGTGGCCGCGGCCTACGCCGCGAAGCTGCTCGCGGACCTGGGCGCGCAAGTGGTCAAGGTCGAGCCGCCCGCAGGGGGGGACGCGACGCGCGCACGCGGCCCCTTTCCGGGCAACGTCCCGCACCCCGAGAAGAGCGGCCTATTCCTCTATCTCAACGCCAACAAGCGGGGCATCACCCTCGACCTCACCCGGCCGCGCGGGCGCGAGGTCCTCGAGCGCCTGATGGCGCGGGCGGACCTCCTGGTGCACGACGTCCACCCGAGCGAGATGGCGGGCCGCGGCCTCGACTACGAGCGCCTGGCGGCCGCCCGCCCGGGGCTGGTGATGACCTCGATCGCGCCCTTCGGCCTCTCCGGCCCACATGCCGGCTACCGCGGCCCCGACGTCGTCACCTGGAGCGCGGGCGGCGTCGCGGCCTTGAACGGCGAGCCCAGCCGTCCCGACCTCCCGCCGCTCAAGGCGTTCGGCGACCAGTCCGGCTTCCAGGCGGGGCTCAACGCGGCCGTCGGCTCGCTCGGCGCCCTCTTCGCCCGCCTCGCCACCGGACGCGGCGAGCACGTCGAGGTGTCGACGCAGGAGTGCGTGGCGGCGATCCTCGAGCTCACCTTCGAGTTCTGGCCCTACTGTCGGCTGACGGCGTCACGCCTCGGCGCGAAGCCGATCCAGCCGCTCTGCTTCATGGAGTGCCGCGACGGGTGGATCTTCCTGTGCTGCGTCGAGGAGCACCAGTGGAAGAGCCTGGTCGACATCATGAGCAACCCGGAGTGGGCGTCGATGGAGCTCTTCGCCGACCGCCTCTCGCGCGGCGCCAACTTCGACGCGCTCCAGGTCTTCCTCCAGGAGTGGTGCCGCGAGCAGTCGGTGCACGAGCTCTACGAGGCGGCGCAGCTCCGACGGGTCCCGCTCGCGCCGGTGTCGACCATGGGGGACCTGCTCGCCTCGCCGCACCTCCAGGCACGCGGCTTCTTCGCCACGATCGCGCACCCCGTGGCCGGCGCGGTCACCGTGCCGGGCGCGCCCTGCAAGCTCTCCGCCACGCCGTGGACCCTGCGCGCGCCCGCGCCCTGCCTCGGCCAGCACACCGCCCAGGTGCTGGCCGAGATCGGCCTCGACGCGGCCGCGCTCGCCCGCGAGGGGGTGGTATAG